One Equus asinus isolate D_3611 breed Donkey chromosome 26, EquAss-T2T_v2, whole genome shotgun sequence genomic window carries:
- the C26H19orf12 gene encoding protein C19orf12 homolog isoform X2 — translation MPILVEDVMQLLCSISEERKMKAAFKHSGRGALVTGAVAFVGGLVGGPPGLAVGGAVGGLLGAWMTSGQFRPIPQIIMELPPAEQQKLFNEAAAVVRHLEWTDAVQLTALVLGSEALQERLLAVLVNYVTKELRAEVRYDD, via the exons ATGCCTATCCTGGTGGAAGACGTCATGCAGCTGCTCTGCTCCATTTCTGAGGAGAGGAAGATGAAGGCAGCCTTCAAACACTCAGGGAGGGGCGCCCTGGTCACAGGAGCTGTGGCCTTCGTTGGTGGTTTAGTTGGTGGCCCACCGGGACTAGCCGTTG GGGGCGCCGTCGGGGGCCTGTTAGGGGCCTGGATGACGAGCGGGCAGTTTAGGCCCATCCCACAGATCATAATGGAGCTGCCGCCGGCCGAGCAGCAGAAGCTCTTTAACGAAGCCGCGGCCGTCGTCAGGCACCTGGAGTGGACGGATGCCGTGCAGCTGACCGCGCTGGTCCTGGGCAGCGAGGCCTTGCAGGAGCGCCTGCTGGCCGTGCTGGTGAACTATGTCACCAAGGAGCTCCGGGCCGAGGTTCGCTACGATGACTAG